From Salinirubellus salinus, the proteins below share one genomic window:
- the corA gene encoding magnesium/cobalt transporter CorA, producing the protein MIRATVYSAAGGVETYDDLLGAREADGTTWVRVTDADRDELDRAAEAFDIHPLVVEDVVNDVRPKTEPFGGYTFCLVKDAELRRGEQTFDEEVDANPVGVCIGRDWVVTLATERVVAVDRIWDAVERGDERLLQRGPDFTAYRVLDVVVDEYFDVLDGVETNIERIEDAVLESTGIETLEAINTVRRDLLAFRKLAWPTREALSVLARGDVDQVAAETEKYYRDVYEDLVQVVDLVETYRDLARGARDIYLNTVSQSTNEVMKVLTVIATLFLPLTFVAGVYGMNFERMPELGWQNGYYAVMLGMALLAVVMLAYFRRQRYL; encoded by the coding sequence ATGATACGGGCCACCGTCTACAGCGCCGCAGGCGGCGTGGAGACGTACGACGACCTCCTCGGGGCCCGCGAGGCCGACGGGACGACGTGGGTGCGCGTGACCGACGCCGACCGGGACGAACTGGACCGCGCCGCGGAGGCGTTCGACATCCACCCCCTCGTCGTCGAGGACGTTGTCAACGACGTGCGGCCCAAGACCGAACCGTTCGGCGGGTACACGTTCTGTCTCGTGAAGGACGCCGAACTGCGACGTGGGGAGCAGACCTTCGACGAGGAGGTAGACGCGAACCCGGTCGGGGTCTGCATCGGGCGGGACTGGGTGGTCACGCTCGCCACCGAACGCGTCGTGGCCGTCGACCGGATCTGGGACGCCGTCGAGCGCGGTGACGAACGGCTCCTCCAGCGCGGCCCCGACTTCACCGCCTACCGCGTCCTCGACGTCGTCGTCGACGAGTACTTCGACGTCCTCGACGGCGTGGAGACGAACATCGAGCGCATCGAGGACGCGGTGCTGGAGTCGACCGGCATCGAGACGCTGGAGGCCATCAACACGGTCCGCCGCGACCTGCTGGCATTCCGGAAGCTCGCGTGGCCGACCCGCGAGGCCCTCTCGGTGCTCGCTCGAGGTGACGTCGACCAGGTCGCCGCCGAGACGGAGAAGTACTACCGCGACGTGTACGAGGACCTCGTCCAGGTGGTCGACCTCGTCGAGACGTACCGGGACCTCGCCCGTGGGGCACGGGACATCTACCTCAACACCGTCTCGCAGTCCACCAACGAGGTGATGAAGGTACTCACGGTCATCGCCACGCTGTTCCTGCCGCTCACGTTCGTCGCGGGCGTCTACGGGATGAACTTCGAGCGGATGCCCGAGCTCGGCTGGCAGAACGGGTACTACGCCGTGATGCTGGGGATGGCGCTGCTGGCGGTCGTGATGCTCGCGTACTTCCGACGGCAGCGCTACCTCTAG
- a CDS encoding tripartite tricarboxylate transporter permease, translating into MWPPIRLALAPEGTLATLAFVLAGVALGTCSGLVPGLHANNVALLLAAVAPALPGPPRLVGAAIVAAGVTHTFLDVVPTLALGVPDPAMAASALPGHRLVLEGRGREALRLSAFGSASAVLLAVPLAVPVTEVMVASWPTVRANLPLVLAAVVGFLLVTEGGVRGALGGVVAVALSGALGQVALPLSPDAPLPGSVLAPLFAGLFGAPVLLDAMRGTGVPRQGGTSIELERRTLAGLGATGSLAGAIVGYLPGVSSAIAATAALSATPGRYGARGFLVTTSGVNTSNSVFALFALVALGSPRTGVLVAFEATGAPLDLPLLLGSVALASVAGFLLVLSVGDRYLDRVGRVDPRWLSLAVLGLLAVLSGAFAGGVGLVLFVVATLVGLVPIRLGVRRAHLMGVLLVPLALG; encoded by the coding sequence GTGTGGCCCCCCATCCGTCTCGCGCTCGCGCCGGAAGGGACGCTCGCGACGCTCGCGTTCGTCCTCGCCGGTGTCGCCCTCGGCACCTGTTCCGGGCTGGTGCCCGGTCTACACGCGAACAACGTCGCGTTGTTGCTGGCGGCGGTCGCACCCGCACTCCCTGGTCCCCCACGACTCGTCGGGGCCGCCATCGTCGCCGCCGGCGTGACCCACACGTTCCTCGACGTGGTCCCGACGCTGGCGCTGGGTGTGCCGGACCCCGCGATGGCGGCGAGCGCGCTCCCCGGCCACCGACTCGTCCTCGAAGGGCGGGGGCGGGAGGCGCTCAGGCTCTCGGCGTTCGGGAGTGCCAGCGCCGTGCTCCTCGCCGTCCCACTCGCCGTCCCCGTCACCGAGGTGATGGTCGCGTCGTGGCCGACGGTCCGGGCGAACCTCCCGCTGGTGCTGGCTGCCGTCGTCGGCTTCCTCCTCGTGACGGAGGGCGGTGTGCGGGGGGCGCTCGGCGGGGTCGTCGCGGTGGCACTCAGCGGTGCACTCGGGCAGGTCGCGCTCCCGCTCTCGCCCGACGCCCCACTGCCGGGGAGCGTCCTCGCGCCGCTGTTCGCGGGACTGTTCGGCGCACCCGTCCTCCTCGACGCGATGCGGGGCACGGGCGTGCCGCGACAGGGAGGCACCAGCATCGAGCTGGAGCGCCGGACGCTCGCGGGACTCGGTGCCACCGGGTCGCTCGCTGGCGCTATCGTCGGCTACCTCCCCGGCGTCTCCTCCGCCATCGCCGCGACGGCGGCGCTCTCGGCCACCCCCGGCCGCTACGGCGCTCGGGGCTTCCTCGTCACCACGAGCGGCGTCAACACCAGCAACAGCGTGTTCGCCCTGTTCGCCCTCGTGGCGCTCGGCTCCCCCCGGACCGGCGTGCTGGTCGCGTTCGAGGCGACGGGGGCGCCGCTCGACCTCCCCCTGCTCCTCGGCAGCGTGGCGCTCGCCTCCGTCGCCGGCTTCCTCCTCGTCCTCTCGGTGGGGGACCGCTATCTCGACCGGGTGGGCCGGGTGGACCCGCGGTGGCTCTCGCTCGCCGTGCTCGGACTGCTCGCGGTGCTGTCGGGAGCGTTCGCTGGCGGGGTGGGCCTCGTCCTGTTCGTCGTGGCGACGCTCGTCGGTCTCGTCCCGATCCGCCTCGGCGTCAGGCGCGCGCACCTGATGGGGGTGCTCCTCGTGCCGCTCGCGCTCGGCTAG